The Paenibacillus sp. 481 DNA window TATCAATGATCCGGTGACTGTTACGAGCATAAAACCCACCGATAAGCCCGCCCTCACGCTCATTCATGCCGATCGGAACCTGCGCTTTATTGCGGTAGCGCCAAGGATCTTCCATACCAAGCGTAGGCAAAATCACAACAGCCTCCTCTTGTGAATCACCCTCGCTCAACCCCATCTCAGCATTATTCGTCTTGAACTTGCCGATACGCTCCATCACATCCACCACATGCTGACGCTTCCATACCAGTTGCTCCGCATACGACAAATGCTGCATCTGACAGCCGCCGCATTGATCGTAAATCTCACACTCCGCCTCAATGCGGTGCGGACTAGCTGCAAGACGCTCGACGACCTTCGCGTAGCCGTACTGCTTCTTCACTTTAAGCACAAGCACACGTACCTTCTCACCTGGCAGCGCACCATTCACGAACAGCGTAAAACCTTCTACGCGCCCAACGCCTTCCCCCTCATGAGTTAGGCCAATAATATCCACAACGACAACATCATTTTTATCCACAGGTGCAGTATGTGCCTTGGCAGTTGACCTATCAGGTCCCTTCACGCCATTCCCATTTCCACTCGTGTTTCGATTTACATTTACCTTCTCAGCTAACTTTTTATGTCCAACGGAACCTTTTTTCCCTCTCGTGTCCGACCGCTTATGCGATTGCTTACTCATGTTTTTGTTCCTCATCCGTCCCTCACTCACTTGTCCTGTCTGTATTGGTCATTCTTATTAGTATAAACCTATTGTTAAGCGCATAAGCACCAAAATATCCACAACTAACTTTCCACTGTCAAAATGGTTACCTCTTCATGACCCAACATCAAGAAGCGGCCCGCCCCGCCAGCTCTCCCTCTTTCAGAAGAACAAGTGCGAAACCGACCGCCACCATGTATTATGTCGTCATTCTATTCTAACATTGGTATGCCCATTTTGCATATGAGAGAATGCTGCCACTGGCCGCAAGCCACGTCCAGCTACTACCCAGATCACAGCTCCAGCCCTCAACATTCATCCTACCGATACGACGACTCCCCCGACACATCCGCAAAAATATGCAAATGGCTCGGCAGCACCTCGAACGTCGCCGGCAGCGTGCCGCCAAATTCACCGTCCAAATTCAGCTGCACCACATCAGGCGAAGTCACCTGCACATACTTCGACTGCACGTGTATAATGTGCGGGTCCGCCAAATGCTCGCCGCGCAGCGCCAATCCGGCAATCCGAATAAACTCAGCCAAATTGCACTTTTTCAACATTAAGATGTCGAACAATCCGTCATCTATGCGGGCACCTGGGGCCAGCTTCTCAAAGCCGCCAACCGAGTTCGTGTTCGAAATTAGGAACAACATAAACTCCTCATGGAACACGCCATGACCGTCCACTTCAATGCGCAGCTCCGTCGGACGGAAGCGTCCAATTTTCTCAAGCCCCTTCACATAGTAAGCCAAATGCCCGATCATCGTCTTCATCTTGCTCGGAACCTCATACGTCACCTCGGTCAACGAGCCGCCGCCAGCGATGTTAATAAAATACTTATCATTCGCCCGTCCCAAATCAATCACACGCGTCTGCTGACGTACGATAAGCTCACACGCATCATCCCA harbors:
- a CDS encoding diacylglycerol kinase; the encoded protein is MYKRARLIYNPTSGREEGKRRLADILQRLDSAGIETTTHATEGEGDATRSAADAIDRGYDIIIAAGGDGTLNEVINGMAVKDRRPPLGIIPLGTTNDFARALGIPRNWDDACELIVRQQTRVIDLGRANDKYFINIAGGGSLTEVTYEVPSKMKTMIGHLAYYVKGLEKIGRFRPTELRIEVDGHGVFHEEFMLFLISNTNSVGGFEKLAPGARIDDGLFDILMLKKCNLAEFIRIAGLALRGEHLADPHIIHVQSKYVQVTSPDVVQLNLDGEFGGTLPATFEVLPSHLHIFADVSGESSYR